From Aegilops tauschii subsp. strangulata cultivar AL8/78 chromosome 5, Aet v6.0, whole genome shotgun sequence:
aatgatgtgcctttgtctactttgattgagaaaaatagtGATCCCGTAGACCTGAATTTTCTCTCAcgaaacaattttaataacaatgcttatatTAATAATAAAGGTCAATTTTAAtaagaggtaattttaatccttggccttttcctggaaattcctctaataattatggcaatTCCTATGGTAATTCTTCTATTAATAATAATAGGATGCCATCTTATCTTAAagtaatattaaagaatttatcaatgctcaaaaagttttcaacactacgaTAGAAGAAAAATTGAGTAAACCGGAGCATCGATAAAATTACACATGATGTGGAAAAATCTCAAGATAATTTTTTTTCCAGCCAAGGTTGATATtaatgaatcaattaaagctttatatgtttCCATATATGAAAGGAAGGAAAGAGCCACTATGCTTAGTgctaaaagagaattttgagaAAGAGCATTTTCGCCCGGTTTCTTTCATAGTAATGATGAAGATGTTAAAAAGATTGGTGTttattctattgattctttgtttagtaatgttaaaattgatgataagaggactggagaagagtcaactttagctagaaagCGTCCTCATAATTCAGAGGGTGAAAATCTTATTGAATTTTTTTATagaagtggatttggagaggtaaAAACTTTAACTACTGATGtgcccactattttggattacaaatactttaattatgatagttgctatTTGATTGAATGTATttatttatccatgttaaattcACCCAATGCCTATGAGTTTACCCGTGGGCCAAACTCATCGAGCCTAGGAGCGCCAAGATGGAAACTTCCGAAGACTTGGCACATACTCCAAGACTTAGAGGTCGTCTACACCACGATTACCCTAGATGCAaccgatatatatatatatatatatatatatatatatatatatatatatatatatatatatatatatatatatatatatatatatatatatatatatatatatatatatgcaaacCCTAGACACCCTCGACATCTATATAAACTGAGGGGTGAGGCTTGTAGATGACACCTCATACACACACGATCTCGTGGTGATCAACATGTAACTTGTACTGCCTCGAAATTAATACAATCAAAGCAGGACAtagggtattatctctttgaGAGAGCCCGAACTTAGGTAAAATACATGCCTATGTTACTATGGTACCAAGGCTACCTGTTccggacccctacccgagatctgctggATTTGACTACCAAAGAGGAGAGAGAGAATACCCTGCATTTTTCTCTAGTTCGTTAATATACTTGTTCTCTACCATCTCAACCGTTTTAACAGATTGTCGTCTCGAATCGCAGCGACTGCCTGGGCCCTTGGATATTCATTTAGTGCATTCTCTCTCTCACCCCTGTTCTCAGATCGGCCTCCTCTCTAAGCTcggtaagagcatctacaaccatgATGCACAAATCTGGCCCCTCAAATTGTTGTGAACGCATCCGATAGGATGTCCGCTTTGACCCTCTACATTCCTTGCAAAACAACCACCCATCCCAATTTGTGCGTCACATGCATGTGATTGGTGGGGATGAAGAGAGGGGGGGAGAAAAGAAAGAATAAAGAACAAGAAAAGGTGGTCCGCGGTGGGCCACATCCTATGTGACGCACTGCCCAGACATCTCTGTATCTTCTTCATACATGGGTTGGGTATAGTAATTTGTGTACTGCCCGAACACGCCCATACAAAGTGGATGGTCCGGTTGGGCGACTTTTTTTCCTTCTCTCCTGTCCGGACAGTGGTTGGGTTCTTCGTTCGGATGTTTGGGGAGAGTATGAGGGCTCCAATTGTAGATACTCTAAGCATTGGAAACCACAATGACAAACCTCTTATCCGAACCCAGACCACAATGCGTCGTCGCTCGAAAAAATGTGCAAGAGAAAGAAAAGGTTGCTGAGCAATTGCAAGGGAGAGGTCAATGGTGAGAAGCATGTCTCTCTCCCTGCTCACTCATATTGTCGTACAATGAATCATACTTATATAGGAAAAAGGTCTTCCTCTGAAAAGAAACTGTCATGTTGTTTTGAAGAAAATGTCATGTGAATCTAAAAAAACTATTCGCGGTCCAATTTGTATTACCTGTATTTTGGAATGGAAGGAGTAATCtattacctgtacatcatgtagTACATATCTAAATCAGGAAGGATGCTCGGAGTAGGCCAGCGGCGCCTCGCTCTCGTGCGAATTCACCGACGAGGTATCGTCCTTCTCCTCGTCTCCGAGAACGATGGACTCCCCGAAGTGCACCCGCCACGCGTTGTTGGTTGACGCCGCCGGAGATCGCCTGTGCTTCTTGCTAAGCGCGCTCTTGATGTTCGTGCTGCtcggcagcggtactaccgcggccgACCTCAAAGGCTGCCGCTCCACGGCCCCCGCCGCCTGAGCCGGAGGCGACGAACGCGAGCAGCAGCAACTGTAGGCGCACGTGGCGATCCAGAACGCCCAAGGGAGCGCGACGAGTGCGAGTCCGGCAATGGGAAGCCATTGCGGCACCTCGGCCGGCGGCAGCGTCACGTAGAGCACCAGGCACCCGCCTCCGGCGAAcacggcgaggaggaggagcaccgCAACCACCCACACGCACGCGCTTCCCGGCGGCCTTGCCTGATCGGGCTGCCCCATCAATCAATCGACCCTCAGCACCAGACCTCCAAGACCTCTGGTTAATCAAAAGACCGTGATGAACACTGCACTCCGAAAATGATGCGATCGATCTTCGCAATTGCATTGATTCTTGGCTGTTAATTGTAAACCGGCAAAAGTTTTGATCTATCTTCGTTGTTCGTTCTTTTGTGGCGCGCGTCGGCAAGGCGGATGGAAATGTTCAATCCATGGTAACTGAAAGTACCCTATAATAGTAGCATGGTGAATTGCATGAAATATATGGGATCGATTAACCTCACGTGCATAATGTATTTAGTTTGAGAAATTAGTAGCATATAGtatattgtgggatgaagtgcGAGCCTACAAAAGATATATAGTCCAAAAAGTAGTACAAAGTGCTCTCTTTATTTGTGCatttttttttttttaaaaagagAGTTATTTAtccaaaaccaccacacttgtGGCTAAGGTAACAACTTGATACCAGATTTGTGTCAGGGCACAAAAACCACCGAAATTGTGCCTAATCTATAACGCGGAGCACTGATGCTCGGATTTGGTCGAGAAAACAGCGAAACTGACCAATAGGGCCCGCCTGTCAGGCTGATTTGACGTGCCTATATGGACAATATGCTGAGTTGGAAGAGTGTCCCGTTTGTCAATGACTCAAGTGTTTTTTTCATTTcacctttttctttttatttcttcctcTTTTCTCCCATTGGCATTTCAACAAGCAGGTTGCGGGCGGTGCCCGAAGACTTCGGCTGCTCGTcgcagccgccgccaccgtcgatgCTCACGGACCGCATGGGATTCCACCATGCCGTCACTCCCTGGAGCGCCGCCGTGTGCGCCGTAGAGCTCGTATGCGCGCACCCGGGATGCACCGCCATAGTTGCTTGGCAGGAGGAGGTGCGGCGCCCATCGCCGAGAGCCGGGCTGGAGGCGCACGGGCAGGCGagctcggcacggcgggatgtcGACGACCGTGACAGCTTGATGTGTGCGTGCGCGTGCCTGCTCCTCGCTGCCACACCTCCGCCAGCCTGCAGTGGGCGCGTTGGTGGCGTGGCTCCTCGCGCTGGCCATGGCGGCTGGATGCGCTGT
This genomic window contains:
- the LOC109750625 gene encoding uncharacterized protein, with the translated sequence MGQPDQARPPGSACVWVVAVLLLLAVFAGGGCLVLYVTLPPAEVPQWLPIAGLALVALPWAFWIATCAYSCCCSRSSPPAQAAGAVERQPLRSAAVVPLPSSTNIKSALSKKHRRSPAASTNNAWRVHFGESIVLGDEEKDDTSSVNSHESEAPLAYSEHPS